The Geobacter metallireducens GS-15 region AGGTGGGGCGCCCCGGCAACCTTCCGGCGTTCACCGACCTCATGAAGGAAGCGGTCGCCTTTGCCCGGACCGACGGGCTTGCCGTGGTCATCGCCCGCCAGCCCTGCGTGGTGGACCGCACCTTCAAGGGGGACCGCCCGCCGCGGCGAAAGGTTGCCATCAGCGACGCCTGCAACGGCTGCCGTTACTGCACCACCCAGTTCGAATGCCCGGCCCTGGTCTATGACGAGGAGGAGAAGCGGGTCGCCATCGACACCCTCATCTGCACCGACTGCGGTGTCTGCATCGACGTCTGCCCGCGGCTGGCAATCGAGGAGGTGGGACAATGACCGGTCAGCAGCTCATCATCAGTGGCGTCGGCGGCCAGGGAATCCTCTTCCTGACCCGCATCCTCGCCGAAACCGCTATCAGCCTGGGGATGCCGGTCATGACCTCCGAGACCCACGGCATGGCCCAGCGGGGGGGAGTGGTCATCTCCCACCTGAAAGCGGGGGAGTTTTCGAGCCCCCTCGTGAGACCGGGGCGCGCCGACGGACTCATCGCCATGAAGGCGGAGAACGTGGCGATCCACCGTCATTTCCTTCGTCCCGGCGGCTGGGTCGTCGTGAACGCCAAGGCCGCGCCGGCTGGCCTCGACGGCCATCCGGTCCATGTCATCGATGCTGATACCCTTGCCCTGGAGCTCGGCAATCCCCAGTCCCTCAACCTGATCCTTATCGGCTATGCCGTGGCGCGGTTCGCCGCCTCGGGAGACTTCTTCTCTCCCGACCAGGTCATCGGGACCATAGAACGGCGCCTGGTCGAGAAGGGGAAGCTGCGGGACGCTTCCCTGGCGGCCCTTCGTCTGGGGATGGAGAATGCAGCAGGCTGATTTTCGTCCGGAGGTTTCATAAACGATGCTCACACGTTTTCCCGCCCCCTTTTCTTCCCCTGCCGACCTTGAACGGCTGCAGCTTGCCGGCGTGCAATGGACCGTCGCCCACGCCTGGAACAACTCCCCCTTCTACCGGGAGCGGTTCCAGCAGGCCGGCGTCTCGCCGGAGGATATCCGCACCCTCGACGACCTGCGCAGACTTCCCTTTACCACAGCCGATGACCTGCGGGCCGGCTATCCCTTTCCGCTCCGGTCGGCATCCTTTGAGGAGATTGTCCGGATCCACTCATCATCCGGTACTACCGGCAAGAGGAAGATCCTCTGCTACACCCAGAAGGATCTGGACGACTGGGCCCGGATGTTCTGCCGCTGCTACGAGCTGGCGGGGGTGACGCGGGAGGACCGGGTCCAGATCTGCGTCGGCTACGGGCTCTGGACCGCTGGAATCGGCTTCCAGGCCGCCTGCGAGCGCTACGGCGCCCTGGCTGTGCCGGTGGGGCCGGGGAACCTGGAACTCCAGACCACCTTCCTCACGGACGTCCAGTCCACGGTGGTCTGCTGCACCGCCTCCATGGGGCTGCTCCTGGCGGAGGAAGTCCAGCGGCGGGGGCTCAGGGACCGGATAAAGGTCAGGAAGGTGATTCTCGGGGCCGAGCGCTCCAGCGAGGCGATGCTCGCCAAAATCCGGGAGGGGCTCGGGGCGGAATCGGTTCACGATATCACCGGCCTCACCGAGGTCTACGGCCCCGGCACCGGCCTTTCCTGTGCCGCTCCGGGGGCAAACGGCGCCGTCCACTACTGGGCCGACTACTATCTCCTCGAAATCCTTGATCCCGAAACCCTTCAGCCGGTGGCACCCGGGGAGGTGGGTGAGATGGTCTTCACGACCCTCCGCAAGGAGGCGGCGCCCCTCATTCGCTACCGCTCCCGGGACCTCACCCGGCTGATCCCCGGTGACTGCCCTTGCGGCTGCACGTTCCCCCGTCACGACCGGATTCTCGGCCGTTCCGACGACGTGGTCATCTTCCGCGGCGTCAACATCTACCCGGGGCAGATCGATGAGATTCTCGATACCGTGGCGGGGG contains the following coding sequences:
- a CDS encoding indolepyruvate oxidoreductase subunit beta — its product is MTGQQLIISGVGGQGILFLTRILAETAISLGMPVMTSETHGMAQRGGVVISHLKAGEFSSPLVRPGRADGLIAMKAENVAIHRHFLRPGGWVVVNAKAAPAGLDGHPVHVIDADTLALELGNPQSLNLILIGYAVARFAASGDFFSPDQVIGTIERRLVEKGKLRDASLAALRLGMENAAG
- a CDS encoding phenylacetate--CoA ligase; this encodes MLTRFPAPFSSPADLERLQLAGVQWTVAHAWNNSPFYRERFQQAGVSPEDIRTLDDLRRLPFTTADDLRAGYPFPLRSASFEEIVRIHSSSGTTGKRKILCYTQKDLDDWARMFCRCYELAGVTREDRVQICVGYGLWTAGIGFQAACERYGALAVPVGPGNLELQTTFLTDVQSTVVCCTASMGLLLAEEVQRRGLRDRIKVRKVILGAERSSEAMLAKIREGLGAESVHDITGLTEVYGPGTGLSCAAPGANGAVHYWADYYLLEILDPETLQPVAPGEVGEMVFTTLRKEAAPLIRYRSRDLTRLIPGDCPCGCTFPRHDRILGRSDDVVIFRGVNIYPGQIDEILDTVAGVGSEFQVVLDHGADGRDYMTIRVERGEDGAPADDPALARKVASAVKHSLMVSCEVVVLPYGELPRSEGKTRRMYDNRKY